Proteins co-encoded in one Spirosoma endbachense genomic window:
- a CDS encoding MOSC domain-containing protein, translating into MVTISELHIYPIKSLGGISVNEAVIEAKGLQYDRRFMLVSPDGQFMTQRANQQMALIDVAIDGVRLRVWHRHRPDDVLELPLVVPEDSTALPQSRETMLVNIWDSHDVPTVTVSDQADQWFSAALGVPSRLVFMPDTTHRAVDLKYARQDDAVSFADGYPYLLIGEASLDELNRRLPVHENGQTQALEMLRFRPNIVVSGSLPNEEDAWNHFQIDGIDLYGVKPCARCVLTTIDPATGQKGKEPLRTLATYRQWNHKILFGQNVLAASTGDRPLGTLRVGQLVDVISRQEPWLALPIT; encoded by the coding sequence ATGGTCACGATTTCCGAACTCCACATTTATCCTATAAAATCACTCGGTGGTATTTCCGTAAACGAAGCGGTTATTGAAGCAAAAGGGCTTCAATACGACCGGCGATTTATGTTGGTTTCGCCCGATGGACAGTTTATGACCCAACGCGCCAATCAGCAGATGGCCCTGATCGACGTAGCCATTGATGGCGTTCGATTACGCGTCTGGCACCGACACCGCCCCGATGATGTGCTTGAACTGCCTCTGGTCGTACCAGAAGATTCTACCGCTCTGCCACAATCACGAGAGACGATGTTGGTCAATATCTGGGATAGCCACGATGTACCGACGGTTACGGTCAGCGACCAGGCCGATCAGTGGTTCTCGGCGGCACTGGGCGTACCAAGCCGACTGGTTTTTATGCCCGATACCACCCACCGGGCCGTTGATCTGAAATACGCCCGCCAGGATGATGCGGTTAGCTTTGCCGATGGCTATCCGTATCTGCTCATTGGCGAAGCCTCGCTCGACGAACTTAATCGACGCTTACCCGTCCACGAGAATGGGCAGACTCAGGCGCTTGAGATGCTCCGGTTTCGGCCAAATATTGTTGTATCCGGAAGCTTACCGAATGAAGAAGACGCCTGGAATCATTTCCAGATCGATGGAATTGATCTATATGGCGTGAAACCCTGTGCCCGCTGTGTTCTGACCACGATTGACCCTGCAACGGGACAAAAAGGCAAAGAACCGCTCCGAACACTGGCTACCTATCGTCAGTGGAATCACAAAATTCTGTTTGGCCAGAATGTTCTGGCAGCCTCAACGGGAGATCGGCCACTAGGTACGCTTCGCGTCGGGCAGTTGGTTGACGTGATTAGTCGTCAGGAGCCCTGGCTGGCTCTGCCCATTACCTAA
- the tsaD gene encoding tRNA (adenosine(37)-N6)-threonylcarbamoyltransferase complex transferase subunit TsaD: MNILAIESSCDETSAAVLANGQLRSNIIATQLIHEQYGGVVPELASRAHQQHILPVVERALVDANIAKTELSAIAFTRGPGLLGSLLVGASFAKALALGLNIPLIEVNHMQAHVLAHFIDDQHEGIARPKPGFPFLCLTVSGGHTQLVRINSPLEMEVIGQTQDDAVGEAFDKSAKLLNLPYPGGPLIDNYAKAGNPLAYKFPMGEMPGLDFSFSGIKTAILYFLRDNVKKNPDFIAENLADICASIQHTLVQMLLTKLKRAVRETGIRDIAIAGGVSANSGLRSALTQLGDEQNWNVFIPRFEYCTDNAAMIAMAAQFKYEQGDFTAQTVSPLPRMSF; this comes from the coding sequence GTGAATATTTTAGCCATTGAATCCTCCTGCGACGAAACGTCGGCGGCTGTTTTAGCCAACGGACAGTTGAGATCCAACATCATTGCTACGCAGTTGATTCACGAACAATACGGGGGTGTTGTACCCGAACTGGCCTCGCGAGCCCACCAGCAACATATTCTCCCCGTAGTCGAACGGGCTTTAGTTGATGCAAATATAGCCAAAACGGAACTGTCGGCCATTGCGTTCACGCGAGGACCTGGTTTATTAGGGTCATTACTGGTTGGTGCATCCTTTGCCAAAGCCCTGGCGCTGGGATTAAACATTCCGCTCATTGAGGTTAACCACATGCAGGCTCACGTCCTGGCTCACTTCATCGACGACCAGCACGAAGGCATTGCCCGCCCGAAACCGGGATTCCCCTTCCTGTGTCTGACGGTCAGTGGCGGGCACACGCAACTCGTACGCATCAATAGCCCGCTCGAAATGGAGGTTATTGGCCAAACGCAGGACGATGCCGTTGGTGAAGCCTTTGATAAGTCGGCTAAATTGCTTAACCTCCCCTACCCTGGCGGCCCTTTAATCGACAACTATGCGAAAGCCGGTAATCCGCTGGCCTACAAGTTCCCAATGGGTGAAATGCCGGGGCTGGATTTTTCATTCAGTGGTATAAAAACGGCTATTTTGTACTTTCTCCGCGATAACGTCAAGAAAAATCCTGATTTCATAGCGGAAAATCTAGCCGATATTTGCGCCAGTATCCAACATACACTGGTGCAGATGTTACTGACGAAACTAAAGCGGGCAGTCCGCGAAACCGGGATTCGCGACATTGCCATTGCGGGAGGAGTATCGGCCAACAGCGGTTTGCGCTCGGCACTAACCCAGCTTGGGGATGAACAGAACTGGAACGTTTTTATCCCGCGATTTGAGTACTGTACCGACAATGCGGCTATGATTGCCATGGCCGCTCAGTTCAAATATGAACAGGGCGATTTTACGGCGCAAACTGTAAGTCCTCTGCCAAGAATGAGTTTTTAA
- a CDS encoding translocation/assembly module TamB domain-containing protein: MRQFFAIFLKTLLYLLLTVIGLLLGAVLGLQIPAVQTRVVSELATRFSEKLQFPVDIQGVSIKWFDSITLTGVRIRDREGRPMIRVGRLDADYDLQNLIDSSAHNIHLDEIVLYRPDVRMIKNPKTGDTNLDEFIARIEELTSDPTKPSIPNQNVPFTVSHIHLVEGAYTLEDPREPFMRNHKRFDYNHFTLKNLTAEVSNFLVLGDTIALDIKGLSGVDRDSRLLIRQLDTRFLYCNTKMELARLRAHIGNSIIRNSLTFFYDRPSAFSDFNSRVLMQAHFRDSEVQSKDLGFFSDYLRELNETWYLSGIFTGTVNEFRLSHTDLRFGPGGRSRLAGDIAWKGLPDMDRTTVDFAFTPSLVNMADIRQYYPDTSFNHTIQKLGTVGFDAKFVGAFDNFKTKGTFRTSIGTVTGDLALKLANNSDQTTYTATLKSENLELGQLIDQPDQFGKLDGEGRITGHGTDLERASIDIDGRLERLGWQRYDYHNVVAQGNLQKAFFHGHVNMNDANLNFLVDGEFDLRGPKNRYDLQGTVRHADLRELGYMSDSLVVKTDLDVKLEGSKLDDIVGNAYFHNAELSLNKRKLSVGTLSLLSSIERKDSIGTQRYFDLDSDFLTTRLQGNFQPQRTIDDLKRLAREYELHFAGDAAGMKAYYQQKQRQASVLRAKAMARYGVDFQFVSKDIAPLLTFLSPSVYIAPATRLEGRFMVDNTSFLTANVKTDSLRFNKLGFGPSELDLTTSKFTYDEEVLASAVVTSQRQAFSALLPTRNLQAEASWDVDHINFTSSVEQTGSSNRADLNGEMRFKGDAIDLTFHQSKVRVLDGDWTLNPQSLIRKVGDEYTITNLSVLNKNQLIRASGKLSADSVQRLNLEAQHFLLRSLNPLLNTDFGGTLNGTLTVRDVYATPIIESEFSVDTLSYQKALVGDMRGRAKWDQATQRLNVNANLNRNGADVLTLTGNYTPQQKTNPLALKANLNNADLHILEAFTTDLFSNLGGTASGMVAITGTPSAPVLNGDVDVVGGRGRFDYLKADFTFDDKIYFGENEIVTRKLTLRDPDGNTAQIRGGVYHDGFRYFTLGFDADLKNFRILNTATKDNDMFYGQAVVTGKAELYGPLNNLTIRANVASNKGTRIYIPLDGATTLASDDQIRFVNRSSSPTSQTTANTSNKNGASDLDLSRIQMDFNFDITPDAYCEIQLDRQTGDIIKAYGQGRLAMKVDTKGDFSMTGNYEIQRGEYTFTFQNIINKRFQIRPNSRMTWTGDPYGALLDVTAAYTQYTSLSPLLPSSSTSADQTRRYPVDLVIKLNGELGSPAISYDLDVKEYPASSDFRQAVTAFKSRIQSNDQELTRQVSSVLLFNQLLPEGTNLFDQGQVNSGVANSVSELISNQISRLASNLDEKLDIGVSIGGFTSNNTQNENLLNNLQLRFSYRLLNDRLRISRDGGFTYGQSQYNAASLLGEWTLEYFITPDGKFRAKVYNRNQQSILSQYSVGSTITTGGGLSFLYTRSFNRLFGGKRNAPGLTPEKPSEPTPTPPPPITTSTGSGRTAF; encoded by the coding sequence ATGCGTCAATTCTTCGCCATATTCCTTAAAACACTGCTCTACCTGCTGCTCACGGTGATCGGTTTGCTGCTAGGTGCTGTGCTGGGTCTGCAAATTCCGGCTGTGCAGACCAGGGTTGTGAGTGAATTAGCTACCCGTTTCTCCGAAAAACTTCAGTTTCCTGTTGATATTCAGGGTGTTTCGATCAAATGGTTTGATTCGATCACGCTCACCGGCGTTCGTATTCGCGATCGTGAAGGGCGGCCCATGATTCGGGTTGGGCGACTCGATGCAGATTATGATCTGCAAAATCTCATCGATTCATCGGCGCACAACATTCATCTGGACGAAATTGTGTTGTATCGGCCCGATGTCCGGATGATCAAAAATCCGAAAACCGGCGATACCAATCTAGACGAATTTATTGCCCGGATCGAAGAACTGACGTCTGATCCTACCAAGCCCAGTATTCCGAATCAGAATGTTCCGTTCACCGTCAGTCACATTCATCTGGTTGAGGGAGCCTACACGCTCGAAGATCCGCGCGAACCGTTTATGCGAAATCATAAACGGTTCGACTACAACCACTTTACGCTTAAAAACCTGACGGCAGAGGTTAGTAATTTTTTAGTACTGGGCGATACGATTGCGCTCGACATTAAGGGACTGTCCGGCGTTGATCGTGATTCGCGATTATTGATTCGGCAGTTAGATACCCGTTTTCTGTACTGCAATACAAAAATGGAGCTGGCCAGGTTGCGCGCTCATATCGGCAACTCGATCATTCGTAACAGCCTGACATTCTTCTACGATCGGCCATCGGCATTCAGCGATTTCAACAGCCGTGTGCTCATGCAGGCCCATTTTCGTGATAGCGAAGTGCAGTCAAAAGATCTGGGTTTCTTCTCGGATTACCTGCGGGAGCTCAACGAAACCTGGTATCTGAGTGGCATTTTTACGGGTACGGTCAATGAGTTTCGGTTGAGTCATACCGATCTGCGTTTTGGGCCCGGTGGCCGTAGCCGACTCGCGGGTGACATTGCCTGGAAAGGGTTGCCGGATATGGACCGGACAACGGTCGATTTTGCCTTTACGCCTTCACTGGTCAATATGGCCGATATTCGCCAGTATTATCCAGACACGTCGTTCAATCATACGATTCAAAAGCTGGGCACCGTTGGCTTTGACGCCAAGTTTGTCGGTGCGTTCGATAATTTCAAGACCAAAGGCACCTTCCGGACGAGCATTGGCACCGTAACGGGCGATCTGGCCCTGAAACTAGCCAACAATTCTGATCAGACTACCTACACGGCCACGCTGAAAAGTGAGAATCTGGAACTCGGTCAGTTGATCGACCAGCCCGACCAATTTGGTAAACTCGACGGTGAAGGTCGTATTACCGGCCATGGAACCGATTTGGAAAGGGCCAGTATCGACATTGATGGCCGACTGGAGCGGCTGGGCTGGCAGAGGTACGATTATCACAATGTAGTGGCGCAGGGCAATTTACAGAAAGCGTTTTTTCATGGCCACGTAAACATGAATGATGCGAATCTGAACTTTTTGGTAGACGGTGAGTTTGACCTGCGCGGTCCAAAGAACCGTTATGACCTGCAAGGCACGGTTCGACACGCCGACCTGCGTGAGTTGGGGTATATGTCTGACTCGCTCGTGGTGAAAACAGATTTAGATGTTAAGCTGGAAGGCAGTAAGCTGGATGATATTGTAGGAAATGCCTATTTCCACAATGCCGAGTTGAGCCTCAATAAGCGGAAGCTGAGCGTTGGGACACTGTCGTTGCTGTCGTCGATTGAACGTAAAGACTCCATCGGTACGCAGCGTTATTTTGACCTTGATTCCGATTTCCTGACAACCCGGTTGCAGGGTAATTTCCAGCCCCAGCGCACGATCGATGATCTAAAGCGACTGGCTCGTGAATATGAACTTCATTTTGCGGGCGACGCTGCCGGAATGAAGGCCTATTATCAACAGAAACAGCGCCAGGCCAGCGTTCTTCGGGCTAAAGCGATGGCCAGATACGGTGTCGATTTTCAGTTTGTTTCCAAAGATATTGCGCCGTTGCTGACGTTTTTGAGTCCATCGGTCTATATAGCACCCGCAACCCGCCTTGAAGGTCGCTTTATGGTCGACAATACATCCTTTCTGACGGCTAACGTCAAGACCGATTCGCTGCGCTTTAATAAGTTGGGGTTCGGACCGAGCGAACTGGATCTGACTACTTCCAAATTTACGTATGATGAAGAGGTGCTGGCATCGGCCGTGGTGACCTCGCAGCGACAGGCCTTTAGTGCATTGCTTCCTACCCGCAACCTTCAGGCTGAAGCCTCCTGGGATGTCGATCACATCAATTTTACCAGCAGTGTCGAACAGACGGGTAGCTCGAATCGGGCCGACCTGAATGGTGAAATGCGTTTCAAAGGCGATGCCATCGACCTGACATTTCACCAATCGAAAGTCAGGGTGCTGGATGGTGACTGGACACTAAATCCACAGAGTCTTATTCGGAAAGTAGGGGATGAATACACCATTACCAATCTGTCGGTACTGAATAAGAACCAACTCATTCGGGCATCAGGAAAACTCTCGGCCGATTCTGTCCAGCGACTAAACCTGGAAGCTCAACACTTCCTGCTTCGGTCGCTGAACCCCTTGCTGAATACGGATTTTGGTGGGACCCTCAATGGAACCCTGACGGTGCGCGATGTGTACGCAACGCCTATTATTGAGAGCGAATTTTCGGTTGATACGTTGTCGTATCAAAAGGCGCTGGTGGGCGATATGCGTGGTCGGGCTAAGTGGGACCAGGCAACACAGCGACTTAATGTCAATGCTAACCTAAATCGGAACGGGGCCGATGTGCTAACGCTTACCGGAAACTATACGCCCCAGCAAAAGACCAATCCGCTGGCTCTGAAAGCGAATCTCAACAATGCCGATCTGCACATTCTGGAAGCATTTACGACCGACCTGTTTTCTAACCTGGGCGGTACTGCCAGTGGAATGGTGGCCATTACCGGAACGCCATCGGCCCCGGTTCTGAACGGTGATGTCGATGTGGTCGGCGGCCGTGGCCGTTTCGATTATCTGAAAGCCGATTTTACATTCGACGATAAGATCTATTTTGGCGAGAATGAGATCGTTACCCGCAAGCTGACCCTGCGCGATCCAGATGGCAATACCGCTCAAATACGAGGGGGTGTTTATCATGATGGCTTCCGGTACTTCACACTGGGTTTTGACGCCGACCTGAAAAACTTCCGAATTCTGAATACGGCAACCAAAGACAACGATATGTTCTATGGGCAGGCGGTTGTGACGGGTAAGGCTGAACTATATGGGCCGCTCAATAACCTGACAATCCGGGCCAACGTTGCCAGTAATAAAGGAACCCGTATTTATATCCCGTTAGATGGAGCAACAACGCTGGCGTCCGACGATCAGATTCGATTTGTAAACCGCAGTAGCTCCCCAACGAGTCAGACAACAGCCAATACGTCGAACAAAAACGGAGCATCTGACCTTGATTTGTCGCGGATTCAGATGGACTTCAATTTTGACATTACGCCCGATGCATACTGCGAAATCCAGCTGGATCGTCAGACCGGCGACATTATCAAAGCCTATGGGCAGGGACGACTGGCAATGAAGGTGGATACGAAAGGGGATTTCTCGATGACGGGTAACTACGAAATTCAGCGGGGAGAATACACATTCACCTTTCAAAACATCATCAATAAACGCTTCCAGATTCGCCCCAACAGCCGCATGACCTGGACGGGCGACCCTTATGGTGCCTTGCTCGATGTAACAGCCGCTTATACGCAATACACGTCACTATCGCCTTTACTGCCTTCATCAAGTACGAGTGCCGATCAGACGCGTCGGTATCCGGTGGATCTGGTCATTAAATTGAACGGTGAGTTAGGTTCTCCAGCCATCAGTTATGACCTGGACGTGAAAGAATATCCTGCTTCGTCGGATTTCCGGCAGGCAGTAACGGCGTTTAAATCCCGTATCCAGAGTAACGATCAGGAGCTGACCCGACAGGTGAGCAGTGTTCTGCTGTTCAATCAGCTACTACCCGAAGGAACCAACCTGTTCGATCAGGGGCAGGTTAACTCCGGAGTCGCCAACAGCGTGAGCGAATTAATCTCGAACCAGATTAGCCGGCTGGCATCGAACCTGGACGAAAAACTTGATATTGGGGTGTCGATCGGAGGTTTCACCAGCAACAATACGCAGAACGAAAACCTGCTTAATAACCTGCAACTCCGGTTCTCTTATCGGCTCCTGAACGACCGCTTACGCATTAGCCGGGATGGCGGGTTTACCTACGGCCAAAGCCAATACAATGCCGCCAGTCTGCTTGGTGAATGGACTCTTGAGTACTTTATTACGCCGGATGGAAAGTTCCGGGCTAAAGTCTACAACCGAAATCAGCAAAGTATTCTGAGTCAATACAGCGTTGGCAGTACCATTACAACAGGTGGTGGGCTGAGTTTTCTTTATACGCGCTCCTTTAATCGGTTATTTGGCGGGAAGCGAAATGCACCCGGTTTAACCCCCGAAAAGCCCAGCGAACCGACGCCCACCCCGCCACCTCCGATCACTACTTCCACGGGAAGTGGCAGAACGGCGTTCTAA
- a CDS encoding Fur family transcriptional regulator has translation MQESQSLLATARAKLEKSLLAKGLRRSGERFAILEEVYSRNDHFDAEELFQAMHQRSYPVSRATVYNTLDVLVDCGLVRRHHFGEEDNSKSRYEKSLGRQQHAHLVCTVCHRVKEFCDPRLHLIQTNVGNALQFEVESHSLVFYGQCTDDACETKPADSSANTEDSRKTQE, from the coding sequence ATGCAGGAATCACAGTCATTGCTTGCCACGGCCCGCGCCAAACTGGAAAAGTCGCTACTGGCAAAAGGATTACGTCGATCGGGCGAGCGGTTCGCCATTTTGGAAGAGGTGTACTCGCGAAACGACCATTTCGACGCAGAAGAGCTATTTCAGGCCATGCACCAGCGATCGTATCCGGTTAGCCGGGCAACGGTCTATAACACACTGGATGTGCTGGTCGATTGCGGGCTGGTTCGGAGGCATCATTTCGGAGAGGAGGACAACAGCAAGAGTCGTTATGAAAAGTCGCTGGGGCGGCAACAGCATGCACATCTGGTCTGTACGGTCTGTCATCGCGTGAAGGAATTCTGCGATCCTCGTTTGCATCTGATTCAAACAAACGTTGGCAATGCGCTACAGTTTGAGGTCGAATCGCATTCGCTGGTCTTTTACGGTCAATGTACGGATGATGCCTGCGAGACCAAACCAGCCGATAGTTCTGCCAATACGGAAGACTCCCGTAAAACGCAGGAATAG
- a CDS encoding glycoside hydrolase family 43 protein has product MRTCQTYARSLSSRSHPQPAYHLLKKYFSWFIYTFILVSLQQHAVAQRTFTNPIKPSGPDPWVLQKDGWYYYMNTTGSNLTLWRTHNMADLATAEKKVVYTPPAGKPYSKELWAPEIHSFNGRWYIYFSADSLNNLSHRVWVIENTSTDPMQGEWVMKGKIGDKADHWEIDMSVIDYKGQLYATWSGWEGPKNGRQDIYLARLRNPWTIDGDRVKVSQPDQPWEMHGDVPQEWQKNGEVPKIYVNEGPEFLSRNNKLFIVYSANACWLDYCLGLLTYSGTGDLLDPANWTKSKSPVFAQAPENGVWAPGHGGFFRSADGKQDWMIYHANPSATDGCGNKRAPHIQPFTWNADGSPSFGKPVANVPIPVPAEK; this is encoded by the coding sequence ATGCGAACCTGTCAAACCTACGCGCGGTCGCTCAGTAGCCGATCACATCCTCAACCAGCTTATCACTTACTGAAAAAGTACTTTTCCTGGTTTATTTACACGTTTATACTGGTTAGTTTGCAGCAGCACGCTGTGGCTCAGCGTACGTTTACAAACCCCATAAAACCTTCTGGCCCCGATCCGTGGGTGCTGCAAAAGGACGGCTGGTATTATTACATGAATACCACCGGTAGCAATCTGACGCTCTGGCGAACGCACAACATGGCCGACCTGGCCACTGCCGAGAAAAAAGTCGTTTATACTCCTCCCGCCGGGAAGCCCTACTCAAAGGAATTGTGGGCACCTGAAATTCACTCATTCAACGGTCGCTGGTACATCTATTTCTCGGCCGATTCGCTCAACAACCTGTCGCACCGGGTTTGGGTGATCGAGAATACATCAACGGATCCGATGCAGGGCGAATGGGTCATGAAAGGCAAAATCGGCGACAAAGCTGACCATTGGGAAATAGATATGTCGGTGATTGACTATAAGGGTCAGCTCTACGCGACCTGGTCGGGATGGGAGGGACCTAAAAATGGTCGACAGGATATCTACCTGGCCCGACTCAGGAATCCTTGGACAATTGACGGCGACCGGGTCAAGGTTTCGCAGCCCGATCAGCCGTGGGAGATGCACGGCGATGTGCCGCAGGAGTGGCAGAAAAATGGTGAAGTTCCCAAAATTTACGTGAATGAAGGGCCTGAGTTTTTAAGCCGTAACAACAAACTATTCATCGTGTATTCGGCCAATGCCTGCTGGCTCGACTATTGCCTTGGCTTATTGACCTATAGCGGTACAGGTGATTTGCTGGACCCGGCGAACTGGACCAAAAGTAAAAGTCCGGTGTTTGCGCAGGCACCAGAGAATGGGGTCTGGGCACCTGGTCATGGCGGTTTTTTTCGCTCGGCCGACGGAAAGCAGGACTGGATGATCTATCACGCTAATCCGTCGGCTACCGACGGTTGCGGGAACAAACGCGCCCCGCATATTCAACCCTTTACCTGGAATGCCGATGGGTCACCTAGTTTTGGGAAGCCTGTTGCCAATGTGCCCATTCCCGTACCGGCAGAAAAATAA
- a CDS encoding aldose epimerase family protein, whose amino-acid sequence MQKFLFLTTAAAIIGLNACQKANKNEQKAADSIAVATGDTTAMIDAKLPDPASFAGEVAGKKASLYILKNKTIQVAISDYGARIVGLLVPDKNGKVTDVAPGFLTVAAYEKPDGAFFGPVVGRFGNRIAKGKFTLDGKAYTLALNNNGNTLHGGPSGFHNHVWDTKQVNDKTLEMTYVSKDGEGGFPGTVTTSVTYSLTDDNALKLVYSAKTDKATPYNPTSHGFFNLNGEGSGTINDHLVMINADKYSAVDKGLIPQGEPVSVAGTPFDFRKPTTIAARVDEKNEQLGFGGGYDHNWVLNKPKAGELTSAAEVIGDKSGIKMQVLTTEPALQFYGGNFFKGTDIGKYGKPIVYRGAFAMETQHYPDSPNHPTYPNTILKPGQTYSQTTEYRFSTVK is encoded by the coding sequence ATGCAGAAATTCCTTTTTCTTACGACAGCCGCAGCTATTATCGGCCTTAACGCCTGTCAGAAAGCCAACAAGAACGAACAAAAAGCAGCAGATTCTATTGCTGTAGCTACTGGTGACACTACCGCCATGATTGATGCTAAACTCCCTGACCCAGCTTCGTTTGCCGGTGAGGTAGCTGGTAAAAAAGCCAGCCTCTATATTCTGAAGAACAAAACGATTCAGGTCGCGATCTCTGATTATGGTGCCCGGATTGTTGGCTTGCTCGTGCCGGATAAAAACGGGAAAGTAACCGATGTTGCTCCCGGTTTTCTGACCGTTGCTGCGTATGAAAAACCCGACGGAGCTTTCTTTGGCCCCGTTGTAGGCCGATTTGGGAACCGGATTGCCAAGGGTAAATTTACGCTCGATGGCAAGGCATATACGCTTGCTCTCAATAACAATGGCAACACATTACACGGCGGTCCAAGCGGTTTTCATAACCATGTCTGGGATACAAAACAGGTCAATGATAAAACCCTGGAAATGACGTATGTCTCGAAAGATGGAGAGGGCGGTTTTCCCGGTACGGTGACAACCAGCGTTACCTATTCGTTAACTGACGATAATGCCCTGAAGCTGGTTTATTCAGCCAAAACGGACAAGGCAACTCCTTACAATCCGACGAGCCATGGTTTCTTCAACCTGAACGGCGAAGGTAGTGGCACGATCAATGATCACCTGGTGATGATCAATGCCGATAAATACTCGGCGGTCGACAAGGGGCTGATTCCGCAGGGAGAGCCTGTTTCCGTTGCTGGAACCCCCTTCGATTTCCGGAAGCCAACTACCATTGCTGCACGGGTCGATGAGAAAAACGAGCAACTTGGTTTTGGCGGAGGATATGACCACAACTGGGTATTGAACAAACCGAAAGCCGGTGAGCTGACTTCCGCTGCCGAAGTGATCGGCGATAAATCGGGCATTAAGATGCAGGTGCTGACAACTGAACCAGCTTTACAATTCTACGGAGGCAATTTCTTTAAGGGGACAGATATCGGTAAGTATGGCAAACCAATAGTCTATCGGGGTGCCTTTGCCATGGAAACGCAGCACTATCCTGACTCCCCCAATCACCCGACTTACCCTAACACCATTCTGAAGCCGGGGCAGACCTACAGCCAGACGACCGAGTATCGATTTTCGACCGTGAAGTAA
- a CDS encoding cellulase family glycosylhydrolase codes for MKRLLLILCLFSAAITHGQNAPGRWSAEKANAWYAKEPFLVGSNYAPANAINELEMFQAGSFDPATIDKELAMAERIGMNTMRVFLHDLLWKDSAGFTKRLDQFLSLCAKHKIRPMLVLFDSCWDPFPKLGKQHEPVPGIHNSGWLQSPGAAALTDESQYLRLEAYVKGVVGAFKNDKRILAWDVWNEPDNTNDNSYGKNNKKLEPANKVALVTKLLPRVFQWARSAGATQPLTSGVWIYRTPADWQNPAKWSPMEKIQFENSDIITFHQYSNPTELEKVIPALESFGRPVICTEYMARGVNSKFQTHLPIAKKAKVGMINWGFVAGKTQTFLPWDSWQKPYVNGREPAIWFHEVFKQDGTPVDPAEVAAIKKATGK; via the coding sequence ATGAAGCGTTTATTGCTCATACTTTGTCTGTTTAGTGCTGCCATTACACATGGGCAGAATGCACCCGGCCGCTGGTCGGCCGAAAAGGCGAATGCCTGGTATGCCAAAGAGCCATTTCTGGTTGGGTCAAACTATGCACCGGCCAATGCCATCAATGAACTCGAGATGTTTCAGGCCGGCAGTTTCGATCCGGCAACGATCGATAAAGAACTGGCTATGGCCGAGCGTATTGGTATGAATACCATGCGTGTTTTTCTCCATGATTTGCTTTGGAAAGATTCTGCTGGCTTTACCAAACGACTGGATCAGTTCCTGAGTCTGTGCGCTAAACACAAGATACGGCCAATGCTGGTCTTGTTTGATTCCTGCTGGGACCCTTTTCCAAAATTGGGAAAACAGCATGAGCCGGTTCCGGGAATCCATAACTCTGGCTGGTTACAAAGCCCCGGCGCAGCGGCCCTGACCGACGAATCGCAATACCTACGACTGGAGGCCTACGTAAAAGGCGTAGTTGGCGCTTTTAAGAATGACAAACGAATTCTGGCGTGGGATGTCTGGAATGAGCCCGACAATACCAACGATAATAGTTATGGTAAGAACAACAAGAAGCTCGAACCGGCTAATAAAGTCGCACTGGTGACCAAACTGCTACCTCGTGTATTTCAGTGGGCCCGGTCGGCCGGGGCAACGCAACCACTGACGTCGGGTGTCTGGATCTATCGTACACCCGCCGACTGGCAGAATCCGGCGAAATGGTCACCTATGGAGAAAATTCAGTTTGAGAATTCGGATATCATTACGTTCCACCAATACTCAAATCCAACGGAACTCGAAAAGGTAATTCCAGCGCTAGAGTCGTTTGGCCGCCCGGTTATCTGCACGGAATACATGGCCCGTGGTGTCAATAGTAAGTTCCAGACTCATTTACCCATTGCTAAAAAAGCCAAAGTGGGTATGATTAACTGGGGTTTTGTTGCGGGTAAAACACAAACATTCCTGCCCTGGGATAGCTGGCAGAAACCATATGTCAACGGTCGCGAACCGGCCATCTGGTTTCATGAAGTATTCAAGCAGGACGGCACTCCTGTTGATCCGGCCGAAGTGGCAGCCATCAAAAAGGCAACGGGAAAATAA